The following proteins come from a genomic window of Sebaldella sp. S0638:
- a CDS encoding phage repressor protein, with the protein MSKASFVASLLTKGQMIEKYKEAGNSMLPILKSNQPVTLEPVTDETELKINEIVFCKVKGNYYTHLISGIRNKNGYIEYQISNNHKFVNGWIKKKNIFGRVVKIW; encoded by the coding sequence ATGTCGAAGGCAAGTTTTGTTGCTTCTTTACTTACGAAGGGTCAGATGATAGAGAAGTATAAAGAAGCGGGAAATTCTATGCTGCCAATATTAAAGTCAAATCAGCCCGTTACACTGGAACCGGTGACTGATGAGACGGAACTGAAAATAAATGAGATTGTATTTTGCAAAGTAAAAGGGAATTATTATACTCATTTAATATCAGGGATAAGAAATAAAAACGGATATATTGAATATCAGATTTCAAATAATCATAAGTTTGTAAATGGATGGATTAAAAAAAAGAATATTTTTGGCAGAGTAGTTAAAATTTGGTAG